The following proteins are co-located in the Vigna unguiculata cultivar IT97K-499-35 chromosome 9, ASM411807v1, whole genome shotgun sequence genome:
- the LOC114164119 gene encoding uncharacterized protein LOC114164119 — protein sequence MVQLMKNSGKAETISCGDAKNKNTVKLEIVEDPLEEEHAPLNKRHKPSSQQWSASSDASVSSPSNLNILDEPSPLGLRLRKSPSLLDLIQMKLSQGTAQQNENLSSAVKRESRAATAAADKLKASNFPASLLRIGSWEYKSRYEGDLVAKCYFAKHKLVWEVLEGGLKSKIEIQWSDIAALKAHCPDNGPSTLTVVLARPPLYFRETNPQPRKHTLWQATADFTDGQCGKHRLHFLQCPQGLLAKHFEKLIQCDMRLNFLSQQPEIILESPHFDPQPSAFEDPENSKDRDQLQVSGKGSSASCFQDSGSPVASLSSSLKIEHNDPPGITMDSLPQDAHSPSSVMDCSSIEGSTSSETDSKAPRNRDQIKLPGLRPSMSVSDFIGQIELCLSEQISSGNPPFSDGGAEYKEMLEDIAQHLLNDNQVAATSDEKSLMSRVNSLCCLLQKEPVTVQNSHFAEDSTIEGADEGKDLKPAEEELRDVSGGKQALGMSRKDSFSDLLLHLPRIASLPKFLFNISEEDGDSHAS from the exons ATGGTTCAGCTCATGAAGAATTCTGGGAAGGCTGAAACCATTTCGTGCGGTGATGCGAAGAACAAGAACACCGTCAAGTTGGAGATCGTCGAGGACCCACTGGAAGAAGAGCATGCCCCCCTCAACAAGCGCCACAAACCCTCCTCTCAG CAATGGAGTGCTTCCAGCGATGCTTCTGTCAGTTCTCCTTCCAATCTGAATATTCTCGACGAGCCGAGCCCTTTGGGTTTGCGCCTGAGAAAGAGCCCTTCTCTGTTGGATTTGATTCAGATGAAGCTTTCTCAGGGAACTGCGCAGCAAAACGAGAATTTAAGCTCTGCAGTGAAAAGGGAGAGCAGGGCTGCTACTGCTGCTGCTGACAAGCTTAAGGCTTCAAATTTTCCGGCTTCGCTTCTGAGGATTGGTTCATGGGAG TATAAATCGAGATATGAGGGTGACTTGGTTGCGAAGTGTTACTTTGCTAAACATAAACTTGTCTGGGAAGTTCTTGAAGGTGGTCTAAAGAGTAAAATAGAAATTCAATGGTCGGATATCGCGGCACTTAAGGCACATTGTCCTGATAATGGGCCTAGTACATTGACTGTTGTG CTTGCTAGACCGCCTCTTTACTTCAGGGAGACTAATCCTCAGCCTAGAAAGCATACACTATGGCAGGCAACGGCGGATTTTACTGATGGACAGTGTGGCAAACATAG GCTGCACTTTTTGCAATGTCCACAAGGGCTCTTGGCAAAACATTTTGAAAAGCTTATCCAGTGCGACATGCGCCTTAATTTCTTAAGCCAACAGCCAGAGATAATTTTGGAGTCACCACATTTTGACCCACAACCTTCTGCATTTGAGGACCCAGAAAATTCAAAAGATCGTGATCAGCTTCAAGTCAGTGGTAAAGGATCCTCCGCATCTTGTTTTCAAGACAGTGGATCACCTGTGGCGTCCCTGTCATCGTCACTTAAAATTGAACACAATGATCCACCTGGAATCACGATGGATAGTCTCCCGCAAGATGCACATTCACCCAGTTCAG TCATGGACTGTAGCTCAATTGAAGGGAGTACAAGCTCTGAAACCGATTCGAAGGCCCCAAGAAATAGGGATCAGATAAAACTTCCTGGACTTCGACCTTCCATGTCAGTTAGTGATTTTATTGGCCAAATTGAACTTTGTCTATCAGAGCAAATATCCTCTGGGAATCCACCGTTCTCTGATGGAGGAGCAGAGTACAAGGAGATGCTGGAAGACATTGCACAACATCTTCTTAATGACAATCAGGTTGCAGCAACTTCTGATGAAAAGTCACTCATGTCAAGGGTTAATTCTCTCTGCTGTCTTCTGCAGAAGGAACCTGTAACTGTGCAGAATTCTCATTTTGCTGAAGATAGTACTATTGAAGGAGCTGATGAAGGAAAAGATCTCAAACCTGCCGAGGAGGAATTAAGGGATGTTTCTGGTGGCAAGCAAGCACTAGGCATGTCTAGGAAAGACTCGTTTAGTGATCTGCTTCTCCACTTACCTAGAATCGCTTCTCTTCCAAAGTTCTTGTTTAACATATCAGAAGAGGATGGCGACAGTCATGCCAGTTAA